One stretch of Meriones unguiculatus strain TT.TT164.6M chromosome 7, Bangor_MerUng_6.1, whole genome shotgun sequence DNA includes these proteins:
- the Tmem30b gene encoding cell cycle control protein 50B produces the protein MTWSASARGAHQPDNTAFTQQRLPAWQPLLSAGITLPLFFCAGLAFIGLGLGLFYSSNGIKELEYDYTGNPGPGHPGAGHCSLCAAEGQGRAPPPRCWCSWNFTLPELFPGPVYLYYELSNFYQNNRRYGVSRDDSQLSGLAASLRHPANECAPYQYNASGWPIAPCGAIANSLFNDSFSLWHQRRPGGPYVEVPLDRAAIAWWTDYHVKFRNPPPVNGSLALAFRGTAPPPNWHRPVYDLSPDPNNTGFINQDFVVWMRTAALPTFRKLYARIRQGNYSAGLPRGTYRVNITYNYPVLAFGGRKLVIFSNISWMGGKNPFLGIAYLVVGSLCILVGFVMLVVYIRYQDQDEEDSEDE, from the coding sequence ATGACCTGGAGCGCCTCGGCGCGGGGCGCGCACCAGCCGGACAACACGGCCTTCACCCAGCAGCGCCTCCCGGCCTGGCAGCCGCTGCTGTCTGCCGGCATCACGCTGCCCCTCTTCTTCTGCGCCGGCCTGGCCTTCAtcggcctgggcctgggcctcttcTACTCCTCCAACGGCATCAAGGAGCTGGAGTACGACTACACCGGCAACCCCGGCCCGGGCCACCCGGGCGCCGGCCACTGCTCGCTGTGCGCCGCCGAGGGCCAGGGGCGCGCGCCGCCGCCCCGCTGTTGGTGCTCCTGGAACTTCACGCTGCCGGAGCTGTTCCCGGGCCCCGTGTACCTCTACTACGAGCTGTCCAACTTCTACCAGAACAACCGGCGCTACGGCGTGTCCCGCGACGACTCGCAGCTCAGCGGCCTGGCCGCCTCGCTGCGCCACCCGGCCAACGAGTGCGCCCCCTACCAGTACAACGCCTCCGGCTGGCCCATCGCGCCCTGCGGCGCCATCGCCAACAGCCTGTTCAACGACTCCTTCTCGCTCTGGCACCAGCGGCGGCCCGGGGGGCCGTACGTCGAGGTGCCGCTCGACCGGGCCGCCATCGCCTGGTGGACCGACTACCACGTCAAGTTCCGCAACCCCCCGCCGGTGAACGGCAGCCTGGCGCTGGCCTTCCGCGGCACGGCGCCCCCTCCCAACTGGCACCGGCCGGTCTACGACCTCAGCCCGGATCCCAACAACACGGGCTTCATCAACCAGGACTTCGTGGTGTGGATGCGCACCGCGGCGCTGCCCACCTTCCGCAAGCTGTACGCGCGCATCCGCCAGGGCAACTACTCGGCCGGCCTGCCCCGGGGCACCTACCGCGTCAACATCACCTACAACTACCCGGTGCTCGCCTTCGGCGGCCGCAAGCTCGTCATCTTCAGCAACATCTCTTGGATGGGTGGCAAGAATCCTTTCCTGGGCATCGCCTACCTGGTCGTCGGCTCCCTCTGCATCCTCGTGGGGTTTGTCATGCTGGTCGTCTACATTCGCTACCAGGACCAGGACGAGGAAGACAGCGAGGACGAGTGA